Within the Pseudomonas mendocina genome, the region GGCATCCAGCGCTGAACACAGGGTCAGACGGACTTCACCGACGAACTTCAGGACGAATGTTCCATCCTGCTCGGCAAATTGGATGCGACCGGGGCTAATCCCAGGGTTCATGCAAGGTTCCTGCTCAACACCAGCAAGGCGATATCATCCGGCATCTCGCCCAGATTGGCCAGACCGAGAACTTGACGCAAACCACTCAGCGTACCGCCAGCCTGGCTAACCAGTTGTGGCAACGCCAATTCCTTCTCTTTAAGCGTGTCCCCCGGCAGCAGATCGAGAATGCCGTCCGACAGCAGGGTCAGGCTGAACGACTCCGGTAGTTTCATTACCAGATCACCGTACTGCGCTTCTTCGAACAGGCCGACCGGCAGGCCACGGCCTTCCAGGTAACGCGCCTGGCCATTCTCGAACAGCACCGGAAGCGGTAGATGCCCGCCGATGCTGTAGGTGAGCATGCCGCTCTCCTCGTCGATCACTCCGCCAAGCATGGTTACGTGCTTGCCCAGCTTGCAGTTGATAAGGCCACGGTTGATGTGGCCAAGGACATCGGATGGCTTGAATTCGGGCAGCGTGCCGCCACGTCTCCACTCGTAGAGCAGGCGCGTGGTCATGAACTTGAGCAGTACGGTGACGAATGCCGAGGAAGCGCCATGGCCGGAAACATCGGCCAGATAGAAGGCGATGCGCCGCTCGTCGATACGGAAATAATCGACGAAGTCGCCGGACAGGTAGAGCGACGGGATGATCTGGTGTGCGAAGGTCAGGCCATCGGTCTGCCAGGGCGTTCCCG harbors:
- the rssB gene encoding two-component system response regulator RssB — its product is MHKTSATLLIIDDDDVVRASLAAYLEDSGFKVLQANNGLQGLEVFQQEGPDLMICDLRMPQVDGLELIRRINALGVEVPVIVVSGAGVMNDAVEALRLGAADYLIKPLEDLAVLEHSVRRALDRSRLRVENQRYREKLEATNRELQASLHLLQEDQNAGRQVQMNMLPGTPWQTDGLTFAHQIIPSLYLSGDFVDYFRIDERRIAFYLADVSGHGASSAFVTVLLKFMTTRLLYEWRRGGTLPEFKPSDVLGHINRGLINCKLGKHVTMLGGVIDEESGMLTYSIGGHLPLPVLFENGQARYLEGRGLPVGLFEEAQYGDLVMKLPESFSLTLLSDGILDLLPGDTLKEKELALPQLVSQAGGTLSGLRQVLGLANLGEMPDDIALLVLSRNLA